The DNA window CCGACCGAGGTCAGCGCAAACAAGACGGCGGAGAAAAGCAGCAACCGCTTCCGTCCAAACCTGTCGCTCGAGGCGCCCGCCAGAAGGGCGCCCAGGAGACACCCCAGCAAGGCGCAGCTATTGGCCCAACCCGACTGCGAAGCCTGGTTCAAATGAAAATAGATTTCAAAGAACTGCTTGGCTCCGCCGATGACGACCCAGTCATAGCCAAAGAGCAGCCCGCCTAAAGCCGCGACCGCCGAGATGAACCAGACATAGCCCGGATGGCCGGAGGTTGCGGGCTCCTCAACTTTTTGGCTTTTGGCTGCCACAGTCATTCAAGGTTGGGGATTGGCTGGAACTCGTCGCTTCGGCGCGTGAACAGCCGATATATTGGAAAGGGCTGGAGCGGAAAACATTTTGAGATGCAACTGAGCGGCTAAATGGCCAGGGTCAAGTTGCTGCACGCGGCGCAATTCCTTTTCGGCGGACGCCCGTTTGTCCAAACCATACCAACCCAAGCCCATCAAGTACCGGCAGTTCACCTGGTTACGCCGGTCCAAATCGTCGTCGAACACCATGAATTCAGGGAGAGAAACCGCGAAATAATCAATGACGATTTTATCATGGAGATGTTGCTGGCCAAAGCGCACGAGAGTTTCAAAGCGGCGTTTAGCTGCGGCTGTGCGGCCCAGCTTTTGCAAGGCCAGGCCCTGGTAGAAAATCGTGTCGGGATTCTGGTCGTTATAGTACAGCGCGGGAGATGGCGCGTCCATGCCCAGGGCGGCCTTTTCCCAATATTTGCGGGCGGCCTTTGAATCCCTCCGCCACGCGTGCGCGATACCCAGCCAGTAAAGGATTTGGTTTTCCTGCGCCCCATGGAGTTTGCCCTCGCCGAGGTTTTCGGGATAGGCGCGCGCCCGGTTGAGCAGCGCCACGGGGTCGGCCTCCATTGTCCCGGGCAACGCGCCCGCCCCGGCCGCGCTGCCCGCTTCAAAAACGGCATGGCGTAATTGTTCCTTGGCCAACTCCACCAGACTCGTCACGTATTGCCCCGTAACTTTTCCTTCACCGCCCTCCCATGGATGGAACTTGCGGCTTAACAACAGGTCGAGAGCCTCTTGATGCCTCGCAAAAAAATTCAAGAGCGTTATATACTCGACCAGCAGGTCCTCGCGTTGGGAGAGGATGTGGAGATGCCTTTGCAAAAACTGAAATCTGCTCCTGGCGGAAACGCCGGCCCGCCTTTTCAGTACATCCAACTCGAACAGAACGCGGACATCGGTCTGGTCCAAAGCGAAAGCCCGGTTTAAAGAGGACAGCGCTTTGGCCGGGTTATGCTGCTTGTTAAAATAAACCAACGCCAGGTTCCGGTGCGGGGTGGGCCATTGGGGTTCGATGCGGCGGGCGGCTTCCCAGCAAACCGTGGCCTCGGGAACCTGCCGTTTGTCGTACCAAAGGTTTCCCAGGAAAAAGCCCGCTCGCGCATCGCGTGGATTGAACTTCAACGCGGTCTGCAGCGCCAGAATGCTTTCGAGACTGTTCGGGAAACAGCGCTCAGGATTTTGGGCGCGCGCTTTTTTAAAATGGCGTGCCGCCTCTTTTGTGTCTCCCTTCAAGGCGGCGTAATAACCCAGGAAATAAAACAACATCGAGCGCGCATTGGGCATTCCGGTTTGGCCCATGTGGCCAGGGGCACGGGTTTTCGAGCCGTTGCCCAGAAGGGCGCTTGGGGCGCTTGTCTGCAATGGCCGCTGGAGCAGTCCCATGGCCTCGCCGTAGGCGCCCAGAGCGGCGTAATCCGCCGCGATTTCCAGAGAAGTATGTTCGCTATAGCGCATTAAGCTGAGCAACTCGGCTGCATCCTCTTTTCCGAGCAACACCCGCTCGTTTCGCGCCCCGAAATCGAGCGGGTCTCGCTCGATGGCGCGGTTGGATAAATCCAGAGCCTCGGCTGTTCGATTCATTTTGCGCAGCAAAACGGTCTTTAAATGGGCGCTCTTTTGATTGCATGAGTTCCTTTCGAGAGACCGGTCGATGAATTCCAGGGCCTGCTCCAAATCGTCGCGCATAGCGGCCAGTTGAGCGAGTTGGAAAAAGGCCGCATCCTGCCGCGCAGCGTCCCACGCGCTCTTGCAAAACGCAGCACAAGCCTCTGCCGGGCGGCCTAAATAGCGCAGGCAAACACCCAAATTGTAGTGAGGCTCGCCGTCCGGCGGATTTGGGTTGTGACGCATTTGCGTTTTGATTGCGGCGCGAAAATGCTGCTCCGCCTCGATGAACTGTCCTCGGCGCAGCAGAAGCAGACCCAAGGCATTGTTGTTGCGAATGTCGCCCGGCTCATGGCGCAGGGCCTCGCGGTAATAGTCCTCGGGTTCGCGTGTGGCATGACGGTATTGTTCGAGATGCAGACCCGCCAGAAGGAGCGCCTCGCTACCGGTCAGCTTGCGGCGTTCGGCAATGGCCATTGCCGGCTCGGGCATCGCCTCCGGTTGCTTGGGTTCGGGCGAATAGGAAACCAACCGCTCTCCATCGGCGGCGCAAACGCTCAGTTCGATGTCTTGAGGCCGGGTGTGCGCCGGCAAACGCACCGTGGCAATTAACGGGCTCTCGGGGCCTAGATCAGCTTGGCGTTGCCACAGGAGCTTTCCTTGTACGGCCAGGCGCACAGCGGACTTTTGGCGCGCCGCACTGGCGTAGGCTCCCAGACGGGCTTGTCCTCCTTGAACTTCAAGGCTGATGGCCGCATGAATCGTGGCATTGCGCACGTAACCAATCCCTTTGTAGGGCAGAAAGAATTGCTTGACCAGCTTCTCCTCGAATGGCCGGAGCCATGAAAAATCGGGCTGGTTATCGGCGAACACACCGCACATCAGTTCCGCATAGGGCCCGTCTTCGTCGGTCAAATTCCGGTCCCACGCTTTTCCGAAGTCGCCGCAGCCCCAGACCCATTGTTTCTTGCCTGGAACGAAGTGGTGATCGGCCACATGAAGGACGCCGGCCTGCTTTCCGTGATCATACCCGCCGAGAAAATCGTAATCGGACCGTGCCGCCATATAGGAAGTCGGGACCGGAAGGTTTTTGTACCAGGAGATATCGACACCCCGCGAGTAATCCACCTTGTAGTAATGTCCGCGCGCTATGGGGAAAGCCGATACGTCGCGTTTGCCATGGTCATAGACAGCCTGGACATCGGGCGGAAAAACGGACTGGTACTGATCGTTGACATGCACAGCAGGGTTGGTCCAAAGATGGAAGCTCTGGGGCAATGCGGTGGGGTTGAATAGGCGAATCTCGATTTCGAGGATGGCCTGCCCCGGATGCAGCGTCAGGCCGAGGGTGCCTTTCAGATGCCACATCGGCTCAATCTCGCTCAACCAAAGAGTTTTGCTCCCGCCGGGACCGGCTGTGATGGCGTAGTCCACCGGGCAATAGGTGCCCGGGCGGTGATGTTGCGGCCAGTTAAACTCGATGCCGCCTGAAAGCCAGGGCCCCGCCAGCCCAACTAGCGCCGGCTTAATGACGCGATTGTGGTAAATGAAAGGGTAGTTGTTCGTCTTGTCGTAAGCATATTGGATGCGCCCGCCAAACCCCGGCATCACCATTAACTTCAAATAGTCGTTCTCCAAAAAAACCACAGGATGGCGCTCACTCACCTTCTCATCCCCGATGCGGTCAATTACCGCATAAGGATAAACCCGCCCCGAGCTTCCCTGGTACACCCTCTTTTCCAGGAACATCGGGTTGCGGTTCGGTTCGCCGGCCAGATACGTCGGAATGGCAAGCTCTTCAGCCCAGATGCGGACCCATCCTTCCTCGCCCGCTCCTCGTTTTGGCGGTCGGTTGTCCAGGGTTTTCGAGGATGCGGACGACGAGGAGGATCTCAGCGGGAGCATATTCAAAACATGCTTTTAAACGAACTGCAGCTTGCTGGTGGGAGCTTCCGGGTCCCAGCCGCGCGGCGGCGCGCTGTTGATCGAGGAGACATCTTTGATGGAGATTTGGCGTCCGCGCGTTTTAGGGCCTTTGACCTCGACTTGAGTTGGCGCACAGGTCTGCTGATTAATTTTTTGATAAGGCGCGGGCTTGTACTTGATAAACAGTTCCGCAGGGGTATCCGGCTCGAAGAAGAGGACCTTGGATTTAGGGGGGATGCAATGGTACATCTTGTTAAGAATCGAGCCGCCAAAAGTGAATCGCTTCAGGAATGTGGCTTCGCGGTTGGTATAGGCGCAAGTAAAGACTCGCTCGCGCTCGGGCAGCCCGCAATAGATCAGGTCCGGTCCGACAAAGAGCTTCTCGGCCAACTCGACCACCTGGTAATGGCCGTCCTTAAAAACCAGCACGAGCTTGTCAAATTTGGTGCACTCCACCTTGAATTCTTCACCGGAGACTTTGTGGCCGACATACCCGGATTCCCGGTCGTAAGCGACTTTGAAGGCCTTGAAAGCGACCTCACGCGCATCGACTTCATCGTAACGGCTGGATTTGGTCAGGCGCGGGTACATCGGCGCGTACTTGGCCAGGAGCGCTTCCAGATGGCTGATGACATAGCGGGTAAGGCCCTTGAGATTCTTGCGGGTCTCCTCGATGTCAGCCTTGACCCGCTCCATCTCCTCACGGTGCTGGTTGATGTCAAAGACAGAAATGCGCCGAATGCGGACCTGGAGCAGGCGTTCGACATCGGGCTGAGTCAGTTCGCGAACCAGTTGTTTGCGGAATGGTTTGAAGCCGTCCTGGACCGCTTCGAGCACTGCCTCATTGGTTTTGCATTGCTCTATCTTTTTGTAGATTCGTTCTTCGATGAAGATGCGTTCGAGGGTGCGGAAATGGAGTTCGTCCTGGAGTTTGCCGAGTCTAAGTTCGAGTTGGCGTTTGAGAATGGCGACCAGTTGCGCCGTGTTCTCCTGCAAAACCTCCGAGACGGTCATCTCGACCGGGCGATTGTTTTTGATAATGACAATGCGACTGGCAATGGAGACCTCGCAGTCAGTGAAGGCGTAGAGGGCATCGGCTAATTGCTCGGCGCTGACGCCGCTGGGCGCCTTGACCTCGATTTCAACATCCTCAGCCGTATAGTCATTAACGCTGCGGACCTTGATCTTGCCCTTGCGCGAGGCGTCTTCGATGGATGCCATCAGCGAGTCGGTGGTGGTTGTGGGCGGGATTTCCTTAATAAGAACGGTCGAGTCGTCCTTGATTTTGAGTTTGGCGCGGACCTTAATTTCCCCGGCGCCATCCTTATAGCCGCGGGCGTCCATCAGGCCGCCGGTCTGGAAATCAGGGAGGCACTTAAAGGGCTGCTTTTTGAGAATCGCGATCTGGGCTTCGAGCAGTTCGGGGAAATTGTGCGGCAGGATGCGCGAAGCCATCCCGACGGCGATGCCCTCGGTGCCGAGCATGAGCAGGAGCGGGAGCTTGCAGGGGAGGGTAACTGGCTCTTTTTTGCGTCCGTCGTAGCTTGGAACAAACTCAGTCAGCTCATCATTGAACAATTCAGTACGAGCCAATTCTGTGAGCCGGCACTCGATATAGCGCGCAGCGGCGGGTGGATCGCCGGTGTAAATGTTCCCAAAGTTTCCCTGACGTTCGATGAGATAGCGTTTATTCGCGAGCACAACCAGGGCATCCCCAATCGAAGCGTCACCATGCGGATGGTACTTCGTGGTGTCACCTATTACATTGGCAAGTTTTGTGAAGCGCCCATCGTCTGATTGGTGCAGCGCCCATAAGATGCGGCGTTGGACCGGCTTGAGACCGTCCGCCAGATTGGGGATGGCCCGGTCGCGGATGACGTATGAGGCGTAATCGAGAAAGCTGCGATTGACCCGCCGATGCAGCGGCAACTCGATCTTGCCAGGCACAAACGGACGTGGCGGCGCGGTGTTGGCGACATTCTCGGCCAGGACGTGGGTTTCGCCGTTGCCATTGCCGTTTTTGGCAGGCTTGATTTTGGCGGGTTGGCCATTGCTGCTTGGGGGCATCGGTGTAGCGTGGACTTCTCCGGGCGTGGCCTCCGGCATTTCCTGGATCGGAAGCTCAGGCTGGGTTTCGTTTTTTTTGCGCTTAGCGGGCATGATGAAAACTTGCGTGCGTCAGGTTTCTGAATTGGAACAGAGGCGTTTGACTTTTAAACCAATGTCGGACATATTGTCGGACATGAAGACATTTACTGTGCGAGACTTGGATCGCAAACCAGGCGAAGTGCTGGATGCTTGCGACACACAAGGCGCCGTGCGCATCCAGCGCCGAGATGGGCGCAGGTACACCGTCCGGCCTGAAGACGCTCCGGTTAAGAAAGCGCCCTGGCAGAAGCTGTACGCGGAGCACCGCGCCCGGATAAAGGGAATCTTTCCCAAGCCACTCCCGCAAGAGTTCGTCGATGCGTTGGACAAACTGATCCGAGGTGATTGAAACCTTACGCCGATACTAACTTCTTCACCCGGTACTACCTGGAAGTGCCGGACTCCGAGGGACTGGGCGGCCTTGCTGAGGCTGCAGGGCGTTCCGGCGCAGGGGCGCTCCCGGTGAGCTGGTTTCTTCGGATGGAAATCTGTAACGCTCTGCAATTGTGCCTCTTTCGCGCGCGTGATTTCCGTCAGGCACATGTCACTGCCGAACAAGTCTCTGCGGCTATGGCTTGTCTGCGAGAGGATTTGAAACGCGGAGCTTTGTTGCGAGCCGTTGTGTTGGCCGTTTCGGACCTCGAGGGGCAATTCGAGGAACTCAGCTTGCGTCATACGGCCAAACACGGGTTCCGGACATACGACCTGGTGCACGTAGCCTCCGCGCTGTTGTTGGGCTGCGACACCTTTTGGAGTTTTGATTCCAAGGCTACCCGCCTGGCTGCCTTGGAAGGATTGGAGACAATTTGATTTCATTCTTCCACCGGTACGACCAGGTTCTCCATGATATAGTCTTTGCGTTCGGGAGTGTTTTTGCCCATGTAAAAACTCAGAATCCCGGAGGCCTCCTGCTTGGGTGCGTATTCCACCTGGCTGAGGCGCATCTCTTTTCCAATGAATTGCTTGAACTCGGCGGGCGAGATTTCGCCCAGACCCTTGAACCGGGTGATTTCACCTGATTTTCCCAGCTTCTGCGCGGCAGTGTCCCGCTCGGCCTCCGAGTAACAGTAGAGTGTTTGCTCCCTGTTGCGCACCCGGAACAGCGGGGTCTCGAGCACGAAGAGATGGCCGTCATGCACGAGTTGATCGAAGAAGCGGAAGAAGTAA is part of the Verrucomicrobiia bacterium genome and encodes:
- a CDS encoding DNA topoisomerase IV subunit A, whose protein sequence is MPAKRKKNETQPELPIQEMPEATPGEVHATPMPPSSNGQPAKIKPAKNGNGNGETHVLAENVANTAPPRPFVPGKIELPLHRRVNRSFLDYASYVIRDRAIPNLADGLKPVQRRILWALHQSDDGRFTKLANVIGDTTKYHPHGDASIGDALVVLANKRYLIERQGNFGNIYTGDPPAAARYIECRLTELARTELFNDELTEFVPSYDGRKKEPVTLPCKLPLLLMLGTEGIAVGMASRILPHNFPELLEAQIAILKKQPFKCLPDFQTGGLMDARGYKDGAGEIKVRAKLKIKDDSTVLIKEIPPTTTTDSLMASIEDASRKGKIKVRSVNDYTAEDVEIEVKAPSGVSAEQLADALYAFTDCEVSIASRIVIIKNNRPVEMTVSEVLQENTAQLVAILKRQLELRLGKLQDELHFRTLERIFIEERIYKKIEQCKTNEAVLEAVQDGFKPFRKQLVRELTQPDVERLLQVRIRRISVFDINQHREEMERVKADIEETRKNLKGLTRYVISHLEALLAKYAPMYPRLTKSSRYDEVDAREVAFKAFKVAYDRESGYVGHKVSGEEFKVECTKFDKLVLVFKDGHYQVVELAEKLFVGPDLIYCGLPERERVFTCAYTNREATFLKRFTFGGSILNKMYHCIPPKSKVLFFEPDTPAELFIKYKPAPYQKINQQTCAPTQVEVKGPKTRGRQISIKDVSSINSAPPRGWDPEAPTSKLQFV
- a CDS encoding type II toxin-antitoxin system VapC family toxin — translated: MKPYADTNFFTRYYLEVPDSEGLGGLAEAAGRSGAGALPVSWFLRMEICNALQLCLFRARDFRQAHVTAEQVSAAMACLREDLKRGALLRAVVLAVSDLEGQFEELSLRHTAKHGFRTYDLVHVASALLLGCDTFWSFDSKATRLAALEGLETI
- a CDS encoding DUF5107 domain-containing protein: MLPLRSSSSSASSKTLDNRPPKRGAGEEGWVRIWAEELAIPTYLAGEPNRNPMFLEKRVYQGSSGRVYPYAVIDRIGDEKVSERHPVVFLENDYLKLMVMPGFGGRIQYAYDKTNNYPFIYHNRVIKPALVGLAGPWLSGGIEFNWPQHHRPGTYCPVDYAITAGPGGSKTLWLSEIEPMWHLKGTLGLTLHPGQAILEIEIRLFNPTALPQSFHLWTNPAVHVNDQYQSVFPPDVQAVYDHGKRDVSAFPIARGHYYKVDYSRGVDISWYKNLPVPTSYMAARSDYDFLGGYDHGKQAGVLHVADHHFVPGKKQWVWGCGDFGKAWDRNLTDEDGPYAELMCGVFADNQPDFSWLRPFEEKLVKQFFLPYKGIGYVRNATIHAAISLEVQGGQARLGAYASAARQKSAVRLAVQGKLLWQRQADLGPESPLIATVRLPAHTRPQDIELSVCAADGERLVSYSPEPKQPEAMPEPAMAIAERRKLTGSEALLLAGLHLEQYRHATREPEDYYREALRHEPGDIRNNNALGLLLLRRGQFIEAEQHFRAAIKTQMRHNPNPPDGEPHYNLGVCLRYLGRPAEACAAFCKSAWDAARQDAAFFQLAQLAAMRDDLEQALEFIDRSLERNSCNQKSAHLKTVLLRKMNRTAEALDLSNRAIERDPLDFGARNERVLLGKEDAAELLSLMRYSEHTSLEIAADYAALGAYGEAMGLLQRPLQTSAPSALLGNGSKTRAPGHMGQTGMPNARSMLFYFLGYYAALKGDTKEAARHFKKARAQNPERCFPNSLESILALQTALKFNPRDARAGFFLGNLWYDKRQVPEATVCWEAARRIEPQWPTPHRNLALVYFNKQHNPAKALSSLNRAFALDQTDVRVLFELDVLKRRAGVSARSRFQFLQRHLHILSQREDLLVEYITLLNFFARHQEALDLLLSRKFHPWEGGEGKVTGQYVTSLVELAKEQLRHAVFEAGSAAGAGALPGTMEADPVALLNRARAYPENLGEGKLHGAQENQILYWLGIAHAWRRDSKAARKYWEKAALGMDAPSPALYYNDQNPDTIFYQGLALQKLGRTAAAKRRFETLVRFGQQHLHDKIVIDYFAVSLPEFMVFDDDLDRRNQVNCRYLMGLGWYGLDKRASAEKELRRVQQLDPGHLAAQLHLKMFSAPALSNISAVHAPKRRVPANPQP